One Salvia miltiorrhiza cultivar Shanhuang (shh) unplaced genomic scaffold, IMPLAD_Smil_shh original_scaffold_386, whole genome shotgun sequence genomic window carries:
- the LOC131004352 gene encoding uncharacterized protein LOC131004352, with the protein MPFRKAVVLEVEPPSVVRYLIGAAIMMLGVVLPVGYMMFRNKRVPSSSSYSKQTNKVLI; encoded by the exons ATGCCC TTTAGGAAAGCTGTGGTGTTGGAGGTGGAGCCTCCGAGCGTAGTTCGATATTTGATCGGAGCGGCAATAATGATGCTAGGAGTGGTTTTGCCGGTGGGCTACATGATGTTCCGCAACAAAAGAgttccttcttcttcctcttacTCCAAACAGAC GAACAAGGTTTTGATATAG